DNA sequence from the Malus domestica chromosome 06, GDT2T_hap1 genome:
CCAAAATCCATCATCTTCCAACCCAAAAGTCGCAGATAAGCTCTGCAGCCCAATCTGCCAGCACTACACGCTGGGCATAAATTAATTCACCATGATCTAATGCTTCAagataaaattatgaaattttgacacaatcTTCTTGACAGACTCACGAACCCActtcaattggaatcactcaaaAATTCCACCGTTTGATTACTTTATGCTCAAAATAAGTTCGCATGtcctaaaataaaaacatatagcaaaacatcaaaatctcaccaaaataataaccaaaatataccaagaatagggaataatatatagtataaaatcAACTCATCAAACATCATTCCCGGGAATGATAAACACACACCATTTTTACTCCCCCACACGCTCTTGTTTAATTTGATCTTCGTTTTTAATTGATTTGAAATCAAGAGGGGCATGTGAAGCTAAAATGAATGGGAAAGCCACCTCTCCTTGTATTCACATTAAGAATATGAAAGAAACCAAAAAAGCCCAAGAGTAGTTTGGATGAGTTGGTTTGCCATTTTCTTGGGCGGCGATGAGTCGATTGTAATATGAGCCTATTGGGTTGGGCACAGATTGAAGACCAACCCGACCAAGAAACTAATGCTTTTCCTCTACAATTCTGAGCTTCCATGCCAAGCAATCTTAGATGCTTTAATGCCTTTGCCAACTTCATACTTTTACTCAATGATTAAGCCAAATTTGAGATGGAATCGTGAGAACAAATGTTCCTGCTCACCCGCTAAGCATCTTAAGGACCAGTGCTTTTTTATGAAGCAATTGCTGCCTTTCCTTGGTTATACCAGGCAGCCCGCATCGACAAACACTATGTCAAAATTGTAAACATTGCCGAAAGACAGTTACGTCAACCTCATCCCCACGTCTTAGTCGTTACGTGTATGAAAAACAATACTAATATCATCTTGGTACTTTCATTATTCAACACTAGAGCTGCGACTAGTCAGAAATTGACTAGAGAATGCCTTTACATTTTTCTTGATGATGATGCACATACCCTATAAAATCTTACCGCTGAAATCGAAGTTACATACACATTTAACCCCAAACCCACAGCCCGAATGAAACATGACAGTCAACAAATTCCATCCAAGGACACAGACACGCCTTCTACATAACGAGGCAGTTATATCCAACGGCGGACATAGGTACCCAAACGGCTGCAAGCAGAACAAGGTCCTCATGTACACCAAGCAAAGTTCAGTAAGTGAAATACTATGCTTTGTTCTTGCTCACTAGCGTGGGAGTAATTGAGACAACTCCAATGAAGAACAAGGTGGCTATCGAGTTGAAGTCATAGAGATCCCCAAGGGATCGTAACTCTCCAAGAGCTAATCCAGCCTGCAGCACGAAAACAGAGTCAATTACAGAGGCACAACCAGTGACAATCGAGTAGAGCATACGTAGACGAAACAACGCagataattatatatttttctgcAGTAGTCAAAATGTGGATTGAGATGGCGTCGAGAGGATGGTATATTGTATTTATCTTCCTCTAtgacaaaaagggaaaaaaagatattgatttttattttggatCATTTGGCCATAGAACCCTTCAGGTGTTGCATAGACGTCTGACGTTCTTAGACAACAACTAAACTTCAATATTTAACCAACTTTTTGAAGTGCAGGATACATACCCTGACAGTGACGTAAGCAGCTGGTATCAGACCAATTGAAGTTGCCAGTAAGAAAATATGGTAAGGCACATCAACTATTGGTGAAGCAAGATTAATAAATGTATTTGGCAAGGTCGGAGTTAATCGTAGAAACAACATATAGTTCAATAGTCCCTGCCTTCTTTTAGCTACCTGGAAGCAGAACAATAAATGATTCACTCATATTTTGAAAGTTAAGTATCAATGAGAGATATGAAAACATTTGCATATACCTGGTTTTGGAAAAATTGCAGCTTGTCAGGCCAAAGAGAGATGACAATGGGCCTCCCGATCAGCTTCGACAAGAAATAACAAGAAGATGCACCAGCAGTGGCGTTAAACACCACCAAGGCTACACCTTTGAAGACTCCAAAAAGGGAACCGGCAAGCAGGGACATAAATACGGTACCAGGGATCATGAAAGTCTGCATGAAAATATAAACCATGCAGTACCCTAACAGAACCTGCGCGGTGTAGTCACTTGTGTAGTCCTCGAGGTGAACTCTAACCAGAAGAAGACAATgacagaaaacaaaataaatagaacCGCATAGTACCATTAAAATCATATTCCACAATTTATCTGTAAATGGAGCACATGCAGCTGGAACATCAGTCATCAACTAGGGGAGTACACAGCTACACTCAACCGATTTCATAACCTTTTCCGACAAGGCAATTTAAAACGTTTCACAAAATGTGAGTAAAAGAGTCATCAAACTTAAAAGTTTAAGGTCACAATAATGCAACATTCCATGGTCAGCATTAATCTCTTCTCTCCTCCCTTACACAAACCCTTAAGGTCACACTAATGCAGTACCCCGTATCCTTCATTGATACCATAaccaatgaaaaacaaaaataactaaTGTAACAGTTGCACGCGGTTATATCAAATTCCTCAGAACACAAATCAAAAGCCCGCTTAGACGAATACCTGGTGCATAAcgttcaagaaaagaaaaggccaATGCAGATAAAGAGAAAGCAATATTCTGTTCATTAATTTCAACTCCTAGAAAACGATTTGCGAAAATAAAATGCTTCAAGAATATGGATCCATGCAAAAATCAGGTCTCttcctaaaaaataaattttgagaCATGATTTTTTCCTAATTAGTTtgcaattaattggattaagagataaaaatcaataattaactaaaaactaacataATAATCCCAGATTGATATCACATGCATTAGAAACCCACAAATTTTCCCATTAAAATTCGTGGCCTTTCCTGGAAAATTCAATCCTAAAAACCCAATTCAGATTCATGGGAAATTTACAAGAAATTTTATTCAAAAAAGTACCTGAGGATTTGAAGCTCTTGGAGGCTACGGGGAAGCTTGAGGAAGCTGTAATCCGATGCGGGCATGGTCAGGTAAACACCCAGAAGGCCAAACAAGAAGCCCAATACGACGGTGGAAGCCACAGCCACCTCCCAGAAGCTCAACGGGAACTTAATATTATTGGGTCCCACTCCCCCGCCAACCACCTTCACGTCCACCCCATTGTCGTCTCtcttctccatctctctctctaaatttccctttcctctttctctttctGCAATTTTTCTCGGGAAAAGTTAGAGAGGATGAAAATCAAGGAGCcccttttctcttctttcttctctctcctctgctattttatggtgttggagagagagggaagagagagacaaAAACGAAAGAAAGGATATTCGCTGGTTCCTAAACCAAGTCATTCTTCCCAATACAAGTTATGTGCAATTGGAAAACGATGTTAATTACCATTAAAATAAGGATGCAATTGTTATTaccacttcaaaaatctcattctatacttcaaattttttatattgagaaagaaaaatacacttgtgaggagtgtagaatgtgatttttagagtgccaataaTACTTTTCTAATATAATAATACTTGTATCTCtttataaaaatacaaatatctTGTCTTTTTATTGTATAAATTCGAAaacatttaattttttatttttttcgagGAAGTTCAAACATCAAAATGTATTTATATAAATTACGGATGCAACTTGGGTTGGGCCAATTCGAACCCGTTCATGTCCATCCCGACTTTAAACCTGAACAAGTGTGGTTTTTTTAGTTATAAACCCCGAACCCAACCCAATTTCAACTCGTTCATTGATTAGGTTGAGTTGGTTTGATTATTTGTCCGTCCATCCCCAACCCAACCTAACCCGACTAACCAAACTCAATCTAACATGATTGTAACCCATATCAATTAATGCTCATACTACATCTAAGTGTGCCAAGTCTAAAAACCAACGCtctttctaatatttttttaataattaccctttataattacttaagctTTTAGGGAATAAGAGACTTTGATTAGTCAGCCCATATTCGTAATCTCTAAATCCTAAAACTTTATAGTAGATTGATTTATGAAATTAGAGTAAGCTAGCTTTGCTGATGCTTGGCTTAATTTTTTTAGGAATTCTTGAAAACTAAGTTGTTACAAGATTAAACTTGACAAAATTGGGCAACCCAAACCCAAGCCAAGTAAACCCTAACCCAATAAAACCCAAACCTAAATGAACCCGAATGAAACCCAACCTgatctgacacaccccgatcctagaatcaaggcgtgctggccgtcacgtgagcgtgacgtagccaaaagtgcgacacggaagcaagatataatagaaatatgaaggaatttaaaACAACCACTAGCAGTAATAACCTACTAGCATAAAAGAGTgagttataaagtaaaacacacgaattcagagcgtaggtatcaagtgcagtcaagtaggactataattaaaagtgcaacacccgcaggtgagtcctacatgcagaacgtctgtcagaacgccgaaaaagacctcgtgagccaccaactgctaactagaacctggaggggcgcaaaacaaagatgagtgggtcagtaaaaccaaagattttccaaaacatttcatttaaaacgtttctaacccctcaccgtaaaacctgtatactttcccagaaatttattataaaacatatatacatatatcatcaAACTTAGCTCACAATCTTTCAACGcttttcagaaagaatatgccatgccatgccacgccaaaatataatatgaatgcattgatataaatcaggtgaaataataaatcaaccggagaccctacagtggtcctgtacggctgattctatagctcaatatcccactcagccggagtcaccacagtgacctatacggcccaactctgcacgtcactcggaactacgtaaggtagtatGTACAATGAAAGGTGTAAggatacgctctagtgcttatctcatcaatcatcggcgcgcataactaaggtcacccactagtcggaatcacatctagcgatctatacgactagcatgtcggaaccctcacatggtctgtacgacattcACCTACTTGGAACCAAGGcaagcgtgcggtgtggtgaataatataagcactaacacctagggtgcaggttatgagctttcaatgcaattcacataaataaatcgtatcaataatgtaaaaactcacctgtgcgtccacaacgtcaattcatatatatatatgcatcaattatcaattcaaatatctcatcaattgcatgtatggcattttaaaacatattttcatataaatgcattttctgggaaaaacagtagtatataggtaatacgaaaaaaAACTGCCCattcactggtaagtcgatgggtcgtaacccccgtgacgtccctggatgcgcttgtcctcgggataggtgtcacctatatgtgaaacaactataaaaacgttaattaaaacacataaccaacaattcgaaataacttctcatacggtgctcaatttgggtatatgaatataccacaacgacctactcgacgtcacggacgttaaggaatttttagaaaattttttggGCTTGTcatgcgcccccacgcgccgtgggtggcacggacctacgcgcccccacgcgcgtcttcttcctcagccagtcgccggactggtttttctgGTGGCCGGATTCCGGTGAATTTTGTAAttgcttgttctccttcgtttctcaactgttttctttgaattttatatcaaaatgaagccctaaacatgtagtttcatgctatactactttaaggctctaaaaatcacgaaatctcaccggagaaatcCCACGAAAACCGGCAAACTTTGAACGTGGTGATCCTgacgtccaaaacttccaaacgaacgtccccgagcttccttagaacCTCACAAAGCTCACTGTGAggttggattgtcctaaaaatcaaccaacacaaagttcatgaatagtgacaCATTCGGTCctcgagttttcaacgtgaaaacGAAGGATTTCTTACTTGAAAATGGTATCTTTGAGTTCGTAGGACACTCACGAACACGATGGTGCTAATCTCCACTTCGATCCACGAagttttgaagggttttggtCTTGTCCGTACAGTTCGAgggtgagagagtgagagagagtcgtgatggaagagagaaaagacaCGGGGGAAGGAATAAGAAGTGTCCCGTGTGTGTGGGTGTGATCCATCCAAAAATAACAAGTCCAACTCACATCCCTAGCCACCCAAACATACATATCACTTTATTAAATCAAACTTAGTTcatttccaaaaacttaggaatgtATGTATTTAGACCAAAAATATATGTctcacacacataccttagtacCTGCTAAGGGTACTTTCGTCATTTCACGCTCCCGATATgaaaatctcgggacgggctgtgacatgatCCCAAGCCCGAATTGTAAAAGTTGGGTTAGGATTGGGTTGACCTTCCAACCCACCCAACCCCGCCCGAGTTGCACTCCTAATATAAATAGATGAATTATGTATATGATATTTGGTACTCAACTCCTCGATTTTGTTCAGTATATTTGAATACATAAATGATTTCTGAATtgtatgatatttttttttaaagtacgaTAGTTTAAGAAGGTTTCAATTATGaagttttttattaaatttattctttttatGTTGTAGCCTATATTTAATAGAGAGGTGCGgaaaagggaagagagaaagatggagaatagacttgaggaattgtgtgttcattccccagtccttgtgcctttatttatagtaatcaggaggagagaaacttgctctccaagtaatataaagtatattaggaaagatcttctagatcccaaaggattcatattctatctctacttaggatttacacaatcacatattgataagaacatatgacacaacactccccattgagtgtgcaaatactcaagtagatggtGCATCAGATATTCAGGCAAATGTAGAAGCAATTGATGAAGTCCTCTTGTTTAGTCGACACAAGTAGCGAATGCAAGTCTCAAAATGAATGGAAGAATGCATGGGTGGTAAAACTTATAAAACCTTGTTATGgaaaaacccaaggtgggagaaaaagccataggctaaggagaaaagtgaataGTTGCATTAAGTCGAAACTATACGTCTTCTAGACGCAAGTAAAAGAGCTCACAAGGGAATGACCAActcaggatgggtgcctcgttaggtttcgttaaaacctagttaggtagcaaaaacccagtgggaaaaatgctcataatctaGGGAAAACAGTACATTAAGGTTaaatgagtatacttctggatactccccttgagtttgataaaacttccaaatgaaactaTAAGCATCGTAAATGAGAAAGTTACGTATACTaattccttggacaa
Encoded proteins:
- the LOC103437015 gene encoding uncharacterized membrane protein At4g09580-like, with the protein product MEKRDDNGVDVKVVGGGVGPNNIKFPLSFWEVAVASTVVLGFLFGLLGVYLTMPASDYSFLKLPRSLQELQILRVHLEDYTSDYTAQVLLGYCMVYIFMQTFMIPGTVFMSLLAGSLFGVFKGVALVVFNATAGASSCYFLSKLIGRPIVISLWPDKLQFFQNQVAKRRQGLLNYMLFLRLTPTLPNTFINLASPIVDVPYHIFLLATSIGLIPAAYVTVRAGLALGELRSLGDLYDFNSIATLFFIGVVSITPTLVSKNKA